One Planktothrix sp. FACHB-1365 genomic window carries:
- a CDS encoding fructosamine kinase family protein has translation MWDQIAEEISKATGERFQISDRRSVGGGCINQGYQISNGSRYYFIKLNQASEVAMFEAEALGVQQMGKTQTIRVPQPICWGTAGNSAYLVLEWLNLGGKTNASAWEEMGQKLALLHQWTPPQNYPGAQNFGWDINNTIGSTPQINTWENNWVEFWQKHRIGYQLKLAKRRGGYFEQAEKLLEIIPQLLANHDPKPSLVHGDLWGGNAAVTAEGQPVIFDPATYFGDREVDLAMTELFGGFPAIFYQAYHQVFPLNSGYEHRKKLYNLYHILNHFNLFGGGYAAQANQMIRDILR, from the coding sequence ATGTGGGATCAAATTGCAGAGGAAATTAGCAAAGCAACAGGAGAACGGTTTCAAATCAGCGATCGCCGTTCTGTAGGTGGCGGATGTATTAATCAAGGATATCAGATTAGTAATGGTTCTCGATATTATTTTATTAAACTTAATCAAGCTTCTGAAGTTGCGATGTTTGAAGCCGAAGCTTTAGGGGTTCAACAAATGGGAAAAACCCAGACTATTCGAGTTCCACAACCCATTTGTTGGGGCACAGCGGGAAATTCGGCTTATTTAGTTTTAGAATGGCTGAACTTAGGCGGAAAAACCAATGCTTCAGCTTGGGAAGAAATGGGGCAAAAATTAGCTTTATTGCATCAATGGACACCTCCACAAAATTATCCTGGTGCTCAGAATTTTGGATGGGATATTAATAATACCATTGGTTCAACCCCGCAAATTAATACTTGGGAAAATAATTGGGTAGAATTTTGGCAAAAACATCGCATTGGCTATCAATTAAAACTTGCTAAACGACGGGGAGGTTATTTTGAACAAGCCGAAAAATTACTAGAAATAATTCCCCAGCTTTTAGCCAATCATGATCCTAAACCTTCTTTAGTGCATGGAGATTTGTGGGGAGGAAATGCTGCTGTGACGGCTGAAGGACAACCCGTTATTTTTGATCCAGCAACCTATTTTGGAGATCGAGAAGTTGATCTGGCGATGACTGAATTATTCGGTGGTTTTCCAGCTATTTTTTACCAGGCTTATCATCAAGTTTTTCCCTTAAATTCAGGTTATGAACATCGCAAAAAGCTTTACAATCTCTACCATATCTTAAATCATTTTAACCTATTTGGAGGAGGCTATGCAGCCCAAGCTAATCAAATGATTCGGGATATTTTACGCTAA
- a CDS encoding AAA family ATPase yields the protein MLNTSSSYQIVEKIYESNNSLIYRGYRVADYQPVILKMLKDAYPSPKRVAWFKREYEVTYQLNLPGVIKVYSLETINNNLTIILEDFGGDSLTLLGLAGQLELEDFLKLAISITEILGQIHAHHIIHKDINPSNIVFSPLLGQIKIIDFGISTVLSQENLTFQNPEILEGTLFYISPEQTGRMNRLIDYRTDYYSLGITFYKLLTGQLPFDGNDALELVHCHIAKEPPSLQSIKPTIPTALSNIILKLMRKNAEERYQSAWGLKADLEQCLSQLQTQGEITVFPLGQQDFSQQLTLPQKLYGREREVETLLTTFQRVIGNNQNLSLDLNAEIILVTGYAGTGKSALVREIYKPITTQRGYFISGKFDQYQCHLPYFAFSQAFNEFCHQLLSESERSLSQWREAILTVVGSNGRVLIDLIPNLELVIGQQPPVAQVGFQEAENRLKILFRKFVETICKSQHPLVLFLDDLQWSDRASLNFLQLLVCEAHIQYLFIIAAYRENEIDETHPFNLTLRKIQAERGEIARIHLTNLSQFDINLLISETLNCSLDKIKNLGKLVYDKTYGNAFFVREFFKKIYQENLLKFDPVHHQWTFDLESIQKQTKTDNVVELMVDKICHLSPSTQTLLKLASCIGHSFDLWTLSRIAQRSPYQTLASLWNALQEDLVFPLNFHYKLFLNEVINLQEPLDVESDLTLDVACNLQDQFAQDVQLQFQHDRIQQAAYSLLDEFQRQETHLKIGRLLRLTIPAEHLEEHFFNIVNHNNQGLNLILDSEERIQLAELNCKAGQKAQASAAYPLAISYFNIGLNFLPEKSWETHYNLTFNLYQSLAQVTYLNTDFETAQQYLNKLLDQAKTTVDTAKILKIQILMNIAQHHMDKAIETGLQTLNCLGIEWLNSPPELYPIATLEQLPLMTDEKHKMALEILITLFAPCIVSKPQLLPQLAFTMVHLCQESGHCDRAAFAYSFYGMLLCGFLSNLDSGYQLGQFALRLLKQFEVSDVNCKVHDLFNVFIRHWKEPARNMVEALEQNIQRALETGNTEYACYSSLNYCANLFLVGEPLESVQQKHGQQFKNMKKRFKEQNLKEFYKKKG from the coding sequence ATGTTAAACACATCTAGTTCTTACCAAATTGTAGAAAAGATTTATGAAAGTAACAACTCCTTAATTTATCGAGGTTATCGTGTTGCTGATTATCAACCTGTAATTCTCAAAATGTTAAAAGATGCCTATCCCTCCCCGAAACGGGTGGCTTGGTTTAAACGAGAATATGAAGTTACCTATCAATTAAATTTACCAGGCGTTATTAAGGTTTATAGCTTGGAAACCATTAATAATAACCTAACGATTATCTTAGAAGATTTTGGCGGTGATTCTCTAACCTTATTAGGATTAGCCGGACAATTAGAGTTAGAAGATTTTCTGAAATTAGCGATTTCAATTACAGAAATTTTAGGACAAATTCATGCTCATCATATTATTCATAAAGATATTAATCCCAGTAATATTGTTTTCAGTCCTCTGCTGGGACAGATTAAAATTATTGATTTCGGGATTTCAACGGTTCTTTCTCAAGAAAATCTAACCTTTCAAAACCCAGAAATTTTAGAGGGCACACTCTTTTATATTTCCCCCGAACAAACTGGACGGATGAACCGTTTAATCGATTATCGAACAGATTATTATTCTCTGGGTATTACCTTTTATAAATTATTAACCGGACAGTTACCCTTTGATGGAAACGATGCTTTAGAATTAGTTCATTGTCATATTGCCAAAGAACCGCCTTCTCTTCAGTCAATTAAACCCACAATTCCCACTGCATTATCGAATATTATTTTAAAGTTAATGCGAAAAAATGCAGAGGAACGTTATCAATCTGCTTGGGGATTAAAAGCTGATTTAGAACAATGTTTATCTCAACTGCAAACCCAAGGAGAAATTACCGTTTTTCCCCTGGGACAACAAGACTTTTCTCAGCAATTAACCTTACCTCAAAAATTATATGGTCGAGAACGAGAAGTTGAAACCTTATTAACAACATTTCAGCGAGTTATTGGTAACAATCAAAACCTCTCTTTAGATTTAAACGCAGAAATAATTCTGGTCACGGGTTATGCAGGAACTGGAAAATCGGCTTTAGTTCGAGAAATTTATAAACCGATTACAACTCAACGGGGATATTTTATTTCAGGAAAGTTTGATCAATATCAATGTCATCTTCCTTACTTTGCTTTTTCCCAAGCCTTTAACGAATTTTGTCATCAGTTATTGAGTGAATCTGAACGAAGTTTATCTCAATGGCGAGAAGCTATTTTAACGGTGGTGGGAAGCAATGGCAGGGTTTTAATTGATTTAATTCCCAATTTAGAATTAGTCATCGGTCAACAACCTCCTGTTGCCCAAGTTGGTTTCCAGGAAGCCGAAAATAGATTAAAAATTCTATTTAGGAAATTTGTAGAAACTATTTGTAAATCTCAACATCCGTTAGTCTTATTTTTAGATGATTTACAATGGTCTGACCGAGCTTCATTAAACTTTTTACAATTGCTCGTTTGTGAAGCCCATATTCAATATTTATTTATTATTGCAGCCTATCGAGAAAATGAAATTGATGAAACTCATCCTTTTAATCTTACCTTAAGAAAAATTCAAGCTGAACGGGGAGAAATTGCCAGAATTCATCTCACAAATTTAAGTCAATTTGATATTAATCTGTTAATTTCAGAAACTTTAAACTGTTCTTTAGATAAAATTAAAAATTTGGGTAAATTAGTCTATGATAAAACCTATGGCAATGCTTTTTTTGTGCGAGAGTTTTTTAAAAAAATTTATCAAGAAAATTTATTAAAATTTGATCCCGTTCATCATCAATGGACATTTGATCTTGAAAGTATTCAAAAACAAACTAAAACTGATAATGTAGTTGAACTGATGGTCGATAAAATTTGCCATTTATCACCCTCAACCCAAACTTTATTAAAACTGGCATCTTGTATCGGTCATTCCTTTGATTTATGGACATTATCACGCATTGCTCAACGTTCTCCCTATCAAACGTTAGCAAGTTTATGGAATGCGCTACAGGAAGATTTAGTTTTTCCACTTAATTTTCATTATAAATTATTTTTAAACGAAGTTATTAATTTACAAGAGCCGTTAGATGTAGAATCGGATTTAACATTAGATGTAGCCTGCAATTTACAAGATCAATTTGCTCAAGACGTTCAACTTCAGTTTCAACATGACCGCATTCAACAAGCTGCTTATTCTCTTCTCGATGAATTTCAACGACAAGAAACCCATTTAAAAATCGGGCGATTATTACGATTAACCATTCCTGCTGAACATTTAGAAGAGCATTTTTTTAATATTGTTAATCACAATAATCAAGGTTTAAATTTAATTCTGGATTCTGAAGAAAGAATTCAGCTTGCTGAATTGAACTGCAAAGCTGGCCAAAAAGCTCAAGCTTCTGCGGCTTATCCTCTCGCCATCAGCTATTTTAATATCGGGTTAAATTTTTTACCTGAAAAGAGTTGGGAAACCCATTATAATTTAACGTTTAATCTTTACCAATCTTTAGCTCAAGTTACCTATCTGAATACGGATTTTGAGACAGCACAACAGTATTTAAACAAACTTTTAGACCAAGCCAAAACAACCGTAGACACCGCGAAAATTCTCAAAATTCAGATTTTAATGAATATTGCTCAACATCACATGGATAAAGCCATTGAAACCGGATTACAAACCTTAAACTGTTTAGGAATTGAATGGTTAAATAGCCCTCCAGAGTTATACCCCATTGCAACGTTAGAACAACTGCCGTTGATGACCGATGAAAAGCATAAAATGGCTTTGGAAATTTTAATTACTTTATTTGCGCCTTGTATTGTTTCCAAACCGCAATTATTACCACAACTTGCCTTTACAATGGTGCATCTTTGCCAAGAATCGGGTCATTGTGACCGGGCTGCTTTTGCTTATAGTTTTTATGGAATGTTATTGTGTGGGTTTTTATCAAATCTTGACTCCGGTTATCAATTGGGTCAATTTGCTTTACGGCTTTTAAAACAATTTGAAGTTTCCGATGTTAATTGTAAAGTTCATGATTTATTTAATGTTTTTATTCGTCATTGGAAAGAACCAGCCCGCAATATGGTAGAAGCCCTCGAACAAAATATTCAAAGGGCTTTAGAAACGGGCAATACTGAATATGCTTGTTATTCCTCTCTCAACTATTGTGCTAATCTTTTTTTAGTCGGAGAACCCTTAGAATCCGTTCAACAAAAACATGGACAGCAATTCAAGAATATGAAAAAGCGGTTCAAGGAGCAAAATCTCAAGGAGTTTTACAAGAAGAAGGGTTAA
- the queA gene encoding tRNA preQ1(34) S-adenosylmethionine ribosyltransferase-isomerase QueA yields the protein MDQLDYWLESYNYQLPEERIAQNPVVPRDHSRLLVVDSPSSHRHCLFKDLPDFLRPGDLLVLNNTRVLPARLYGRKSSGAAVEVLLLEEKSHHCWLALVKPGKRFKLGSVIEFESNSNFKTNFNPKLLRAIVLETDEETGGRLLKFEIPEGQSLIPLLEQFGNIPFPPYVTETEALPEQYQTIYAKHSGAVAAPTAGLHFTEELFQRLEQKGIDKTFLTLHVGVGTFRPVEVNQITDHQMHGEWIEVPAETIEKIEKTKASGGRIIAVGTTVVRALEGAAIAHSSQFEALPENSKESALKSYCGKTNIFIYPGYQWRVIDGLITNFHLPKSSLLMLVSALIGRERLLSLYQTVLEEPANDFGRQYRFYSFGDAMFILPDATLNRE from the coding sequence ATGGATCAGTTAGATTATTGGTTAGAAAGCTATAATTATCAACTCCCAGAAGAACGTATTGCCCAAAATCCTGTTGTACCTAGAGATCATTCCCGTTTGTTAGTGGTAGATTCTCCCAGTTCTCATCGTCATTGTCTATTTAAAGATTTACCTGATTTTCTGCGACCGGGAGATTTATTAGTTCTGAATAATACCCGTGTTCTTCCCGCCCGTCTTTATGGACGCAAAAGTAGTGGGGCGGCGGTAGAAGTGTTATTACTCGAAGAAAAATCCCATCATTGTTGGTTAGCATTAGTTAAACCGGGTAAACGATTTAAACTAGGTTCAGTGATTGAATTTGAGTCTAATTCTAATTTTAAAACAAATTTCAATCCCAAACTATTACGGGCAATTGTTTTAGAAACGGATGAGGAAACGGGAGGACGGTTATTAAAATTTGAAATTCCCGAAGGACAGTCTTTAATTCCGCTTTTAGAACAGTTTGGAAATATTCCGTTTCCGCCCTATGTTACAGAAACAGAAGCATTACCAGAACAATATCAAACCATTTATGCCAAACATTCCGGGGCTGTCGCTGCGCCTACTGCTGGGTTACATTTCACAGAAGAATTATTTCAACGTTTAGAACAAAAAGGCATTGATAAAACGTTTTTAACCTTGCACGTGGGAGTGGGAACTTTTCGACCTGTGGAAGTAAATCAAATTACTGACCATCAAATGCACGGAGAATGGATTGAAGTTCCGGCGGAAACTATTGAAAAAATTGAGAAAACAAAAGCTTCAGGGGGTAGAATTATTGCAGTGGGAACAACGGTGGTACGAGCGTTAGAAGGAGCAGCGATCGCCCATTCTTCTCAATTTGAAGCATTACCAGAAAACTCGAAAGAATCTGCTCTTAAAAGTTATTGTGGAAAAACCAATATTTTTATTTATCCCGGATATCAATGGCGCGTCATTGATGGATTAATTACGAATTTTCACTTACCTAAATCAAGTTTATTAATGTTGGTTTCAGCCTTAATTGGGCGAGAACGGTTACTAAGTTTATATCAAACGGTATTAGAAGAACCCGCCAATGATTTTGGACGACAATATCGATTTTATTCCTTTGGGGATGCGATGTTTATTTTACCAGATGCAACATTAAACAGGGAATAG
- a CDS encoding caspase family protein: protein MKHHVCIAVGINQYQYLQPLNYAQKDAEAVYEFLVNGAGFPQDKSLLLTDNSPQVSGMSTYPNQENILDWVESVCNEQLGHEDVLWLFWSGYGFSQGGKDYLLPIDGNPAQLEKTGIPIEKLYDALKAAPTDKILVLLDINRSQGVHAGESVGNQTVELARQLEIPTILSCRREQLSRETSALRQGFFTAALLEGLKTGECSTLDPLIHFLGERLPELTEQHLRPRQKPVFAVYPATKLQQVILPESRQVASVGLSNGMREINMATVEPYQNGTVPLSEDPLKLSTSSDRETGDLGSQTNEPAEHPKTSAEDLSSKASTSVQQTLPQPPANSTEDTMTDSSFLQRLILWSGATALVLLLGVFLTNKPIFLGEKTAKSSPGVSTVVNNSKPTSTTVGTGTPTAPETPPTPQELLQESKLLLKDTSASGFSKAIALAAQIPPGDPQFKEAQANIEQWSQTILDIAEGRAQSQNLSGAVDAVKLIPDANPAIYKQGQDKLKEWEAQLAIAKKNQEILSQAQSSIKPGQASSYSDAIGKVEQIPADQPGYSEAQKLIDQWGNEIWQIAQSRAQKKQYSNAIAAAQLVPEKSSVHADAQKAIAEWKTKVNQKK from the coding sequence ATGAAACATCACGTTTGTATTGCTGTTGGCATTAATCAATATCAATATCTGCAACCCTTAAATTATGCCCAAAAGGATGCAGAAGCTGTCTATGAATTTTTGGTAAATGGTGCTGGATTTCCTCAAGATAAGAGTTTATTGCTAACCGATAACTCACCCCAGGTATCGGGGATGTCCACCTACCCCAACCAAGAAAATATTTTAGATTGGGTGGAGTCCGTCTGCAACGAGCAATTGGGCCATGAGGATGTTCTGTGGTTGTTCTGGAGTGGCTATGGGTTTAGTCAAGGGGGAAAAGATTACTTGCTCCCCATTGATGGTAACCCAGCCCAGTTAGAAAAAACGGGGATTCCCATTGAAAAGTTGTATGACGCTCTCAAGGCGGCTCCAACGGATAAAATTTTAGTATTGTTGGATATTAATCGAAGTCAAGGGGTACACGCGGGGGAAAGTGTAGGAAATCAAACGGTGGAACTCGCCCGCCAATTGGAAATTCCTACCATTTTATCTTGTCGTCGGGAACAGTTATCACGGGAAACTTCGGCTTTACGACAAGGGTTTTTTACCGCCGCGTTATTAGAAGGATTAAAAACGGGAGAATGTTCGACATTAGACCCATTAATCCATTTCTTAGGGGAACGTTTACCCGAACTGACCGAACAACATTTAAGACCGAGACAAAAACCTGTCTTTGCTGTTTATCCAGCCACTAAACTCCAACAGGTAATTCTGCCTGAAAGCCGTCAGGTAGCGAGTGTTGGCCTTTCTAATGGTATGAGGGAAATAAATATGGCGACTGTAGAACCCTACCAAAATGGTACTGTTCCTTTATCCGAAGATCCTCTGAAACTGTCTACATCCTCTGATCGAGAAACTGGAGATCTGGGTTCTCAGACGAATGAACCTGCTGAACACCCTAAAACTTCAGCAGAGGATTTGTCTTCTAAGGCTTCAACTTCTGTACAGCAGACCTTACCCCAACCTCCTGCAAATTCAACAGAGGATACTATGACAGATAGTTCATTTTTACAACGGTTAATTCTTTGGAGTGGAGCAACCGCACTGGTATTGTTACTGGGTGTTTTTCTCACGAATAAACCGATCTTTTTAGGGGAAAAAACGGCGAAGTCTTCCCCTGGGGTTTCAACGGTTGTTAACAATTCAAAACCGACATCAACAACAGTTGGAACCGGAACCCCGACTGCACCAGAAACGCCTCCCACTCCTCAAGAATTGTTGCAGGAATCAAAACTGCTTTTGAAAGATACTTCTGCTTCTGGTTTTAGCAAAGCGATCGCATTAGCGGCACAAATTCCCCCCGGTGATCCTCAGTTTAAGGAAGCCCAAGCTAATATTGAACAATGGAGTCAAACCATTCTCGATATTGCAGAAGGACGCGCTCAAAGTCAAAATTTATCCGGTGCTGTTGATGCGGTGAAATTAATTCCCGATGCTAATCCTGCTATTTATAAACAGGGGCAAGACAAGCTCAAAGAGTGGGAAGCTCAATTGGCGATCGCGAAAAAAAATCAAGAAATTTTGAGTCAAGCTCAGAGTTCAATTAAGCCCGGTCAAGCCTCATCTTATAGTGATGCGATCGGCAAAGTTGAACAAATTCCAGCCGATCAACCCGGATATTCAGAGGCTCAAAAATTGATTGATCAATGGGGAAATGAAATTTGGCAAATTGCTCAATCTCGTGCTCAGAAAAAACAATATAGTAATGCGATTGCAGCGGCTCAGTTAGTTCCTGAAAAATCATCAGTCCATGCCGATGCTCAAAAAGCGATCGCTGAATGGAAAACGAAAGTTAATCAGAAGAAATAA
- a CDS encoding lysozyme inhibitor LprI family protein gives MKGQLLFGLAIIFAVLESYSLPGYANSIPTVKRQSQQIAQTQVNCNNPTNNLEIKECIRLKYEAADQRLNQVYQQIIPMLSSEEKALLVKAQQGWIQLRDNNCQFEVYGSRAGTGYRGFLNECLERMTKQRTAEWESEAR, from the coding sequence ATGAAAGGGCAACTACTTTTTGGCTTGGCAATAATCTTCGCTGTGCTGGAGAGTTATTCTTTACCAGGTTATGCTAACTCAATCCCAACGGTTAAACGCCAATCTCAGCAAATTGCACAAACACAAGTTAATTGCAATAATCCTACAAATAATTTAGAAATTAAAGAATGTATCCGGTTAAAATATGAAGCAGCAGATCAGAGATTAAATCAAGTTTACCAACAGATTATTCCAATGTTGAGTAGTGAAGAAAAAGCTTTACTGGTGAAAGCGCAGCAAGGCTGGATTCAATTACGCGATAATAACTGCCAATTTGAAGTTTATGGAAGCCGAGCAGGTACGGGTTATAGAGGATTTCTCAATGAATGTTTGGAGCGCATGACTAAACAGCGCACAGCCGAATGGGAATCGGAAGCTAGATGA
- a CDS encoding GUN4 domain-containing protein, giving the protein MEKLYQSQNGVDYNQLDLLLALEDWREADKETTRVMCLAVGREKEGCLEVVDINNFPCKDLHTINQLWLHYSNGKLGFSVQKEIYESLGGTREYNPKIWRKFCDQVGWRVKGRWINYVEERWINYDELTFNLSIPSGHLPLDCVFIIPNSAMFRDLFFRTKTCNL; this is encoded by the coding sequence ATGGAAAAACTTTACCAAAGCCAAAACGGTGTTGACTACAATCAACTTGACTTATTACTAGCGTTAGAAGATTGGAGAGAAGCAGACAAGGAAACTACAAGAGTGATGTGTTTAGCTGTGGGAAGGGAGAAAGAAGGATGCTTAGAAGTAGTAGATATTAATAACTTTCCCTGTAAAGATTTACATACAATTAATCAGCTTTGGTTACACTATAGTAATGGTAAGCTTGGTTTCAGTGTTCAGAAGGAAATTTACGAAAGTCTGGGAGGCACAAGAGAGTATAATCCTAAGATATGGAGAAAGTTTTGCGATCAAGTCGGTTGGCGGGTTAAAGGAAGGTGGATAAACTACGTGGAAGAAAGGTGGATAAACTACGATGAACTAACCTTTAACTTGAGTATTCCTTCAGGACATCTCCCTCTTGATTGTGTGTTTATAATTCCAAATAGTGCTATGTTTCGTGACTTATTCTTTCGCACAAAAACTTGTAACCTTTAA
- the msrA gene encoding peptide-methionine (S)-S-oxide reductase MsrA, producing MYIFGLGKKLKMPSPSDALPGRTEAMPVPDQHYVNGNPLKPPFPPGLEMAMFGMGCFWGAERRFWQQEGVFSTAVGYAAGITPNPTYEEVCSGLTGHNEVVRVVYDPKIISYEQLLKVFWESHDPTQGMRQGNDVGTQYRSGIYTYSDQQRQLAEVVRDAYQPSLKQAGYGTITTEILDAPEFYYAESYHQQYLAKNPNGYCGLGGTKVKLPGSNVS from the coding sequence ATGTATATCTTTGGACTTGGTAAAAAGCTGAAAATGCCCTCCCCCTCCGATGCCTTACCGGGACGGACAGAAGCGATGCCTGTACCCGATCAACATTATGTCAATGGTAATCCCCTCAAACCTCCCTTTCCCCCAGGCTTAGAAATGGCAATGTTTGGGATGGGTTGTTTTTGGGGTGCAGAACGTCGATTTTGGCAGCAGGAGGGAGTGTTTAGTACCGCCGTCGGTTATGCAGCCGGAATTACCCCCAACCCCACCTATGAAGAAGTTTGTAGCGGGTTAACCGGACATAATGAAGTTGTGCGAGTCGTCTATGACCCCAAAATCATTAGTTATGAACAATTACTAAAAGTCTTTTGGGAAAGCCATGACCCCACCCAGGGAATGCGTCAAGGTAACGACGTGGGCACCCAATACCGTTCAGGAATTTATACTTATTCCGACCAACAACGCCAACTTGCTGAAGTTGTACGGGATGCCTATCAACCGTCTCTGAAACAAGCGGGTTATGGAACGATCACAACAGAAATTCTGGACGCGCCCGAATTTTATTACGCTGAAAGTTACCATCAACAATATTTAGCCAAAAATCCTAATGGTTATTGTGGTTTAGGAGGAACAAAAGTCAAACTTCCGGGTTCAAACGTAAGTTGA